The Castor canadensis chromosome 8, mCasCan1.hap1v2, whole genome shotgun sequence genome contains a region encoding:
- the Txnrd1 gene encoding thioredoxin reductase 1, cytoplasmic isoform X4: MVRMPGPGGDVQAYQEDHLQKLLKMNGSEDLPESYDFDLIIIGGGSGGLAAAKEAAKYGKKVMVLDFVTPTPLGTRWGLGGTCVNVGCIPKKLMHQAALLGQALQDSRNYGWKVEDTVKHDWEQMTEAVQNHIGSLNWGYRVALREKKVVYENAYGQFIGPHRIKATNNKGKEKIYSAERFLIATGERPRYLGIPGDKEYCISSDDLFSLPYCPGKTLVVGASYVALECAGFLAGIGLDVTVMVRSILLRGFDQDMANRIGEHMEEHGIKFIKQFVPIKVEQIEAGTPGRLRVIAQSTSSEETIEGEYNTVLLAVGRDACTRNIGLDTVGVKINEKTGKIPVTDEEQTSVPYIYAIGDILEGKLELTPVAIQAGRLLAQRLYAGSTVKCDYENVPTTVFTPLEYGCCGLSEEKAMEKFGEENIEVYHSFFWPLEWTVPSRDNNKCYAKIICNLKDSERVVGFHVLGPNAGEVTQGFAAALKCGLTKEQLDSTIGIHPVCAEIFTTLSVTKRSGGDILQSGC, translated from the exons ATGGTACGAATGCCCGGCCCGGGAGGGGATGTTCAG gCTTACCAGGAGGACCATCTTCAAAAGCTGCTAAAAATGAATGGCTCTGAAGACCTCCCTGAGTCCTATGACTTCGATCTTATCATCATTGGAGGAGGCTCAGGAGGCCTGGCAGCTGCTAAG gAGGCAGCCAAATATGGCAAGAAGGTGATGGTCTTGGATTTTGTCACTCCAACCCCTCTTGGAACTAGATGGG GTCTTGGAGGAACCTGTGTCAATGTAGGGTGCATACCTAAAAAACTGATGCACCAAGCCGCTTTGTTAGGACAAGCGCTACAAGACTCTCGCAACTATGGATGGAAAGTTGAGGACACAG TTAAACATGACTGGGAACAGATGACAGAAGCTGTACAGAATCACATCGGCTCTCTGAACTGGGGCTACCGAGTAGCTCTTCGGGAGAAAAAAGTTGTCTATGAGAATGCATATGGGCAGTTTATTGGTCCTCATAGGATTAAG GCAACAAATaataaaggcaaagagaaaatttATTCAGCTGAGCGCTTTCTCATTGCTACTGGTGAAAGGCCACGCTACTTGGGCATCCCTGGTGACAAAGAATACTGTATCAGCAG tgATGATCTTTTCTCCTTGCCTTACTGCCCGGGTAAGACTCTTGTGGTTGGAGCATCCTATGTTGCTTTGGAGTGTGCTGGATTTCTTGCTGGTATTGGTTTAGATGTCACTGTTATGGTACGGTCCATTCTTCTTAGAGGATTTGACCAAGACATGGCCAACAGAATTGGTGAACACATGGAAGAACATGGTATCAAGTTTATAAAACAGTTTGTACCAATTAAG GTTGAACAAATTGAAGCAGGGACACCTGGCCGACTCAGGGTAATAGCTCAGTCCACCAGTAGTGAGGAAACCATCGAAGGAGAGTATAATACG gTGTTGCTGGCAGTAGGAAGAGATGCTTGTACAAGAAATATTGGCTTAGACACTGTGGGTGTgaagataaatgaaaa GACTGGAAAAATACCTGTCACGGATGAGGAACAGACCAGTGTGCCTTACATCTATGCCATTGGTGACATACTGGAGGGAAAGCTGGAGCTCACCCCAGTGGCCATCCAGGCAGGAAGATTGCTGGCTCAGAGACTTTATGCTGGCTCAACTGTCAAG TGTGACTATGAAAATGTTCCAACAACTGTATTTACTCCTTTGGAATATGGCTGTTGTGGTCTTTCTGAAGAGAAAGCTATGGAGAAATTTGGGGAAGAAAATATTGAG GTTTACCATAGTTTCTTTTGGCCTTTGGAGTGGACAGTTCCAtcaagagataacaacaaatgttaTGCAAAAATAATCTGCAACCTTAAAGACAGT GAGCGTGTTGTGGGCTTTCATGTATTGGGTCCAAATGCTGGAGAAGTGACACAGGGCTTCGCAGCTGCACTCAAATGTGGATTGACCAAAGAGCAGCTGGACAGCACTATTGGAATCCACCCCGTCTGTGCAGAG
- the Txnrd1 gene encoding thioredoxin reductase 1, cytoplasmic isoform X5, producing the protein MAYQEDHLQKLLKMNGSEDLPESYDFDLIIIGGGSGGLAAAKEAAKYGKKVMVLDFVTPTPLGTRWGLGGTCVNVGCIPKKLMHQAALLGQALQDSRNYGWKVEDTVKHDWEQMTEAVQNHIGSLNWGYRVALREKKVVYENAYGQFIGPHRIKATNNKGKEKIYSAERFLIATGERPRYLGIPGDKEYCISSDDLFSLPYCPGKTLVVGASYVALECAGFLAGIGLDVTVMVRSILLRGFDQDMANRIGEHMEEHGIKFIKQFVPIKVEQIEAGTPGRLRVIAQSTSSEETIEGEYNTVLLAVGRDACTRNIGLDTVGVKINEKTGKIPVTDEEQTSVPYIYAIGDILEGKLELTPVAIQAGRLLAQRLYAGSTVKCDYENVPTTVFTPLEYGCCGLSEEKAMEKFGEENIEVYHSFFWPLEWTVPSRDNNKCYAKIICNLKDSERVVGFHVLGPNAGEVTQGFAAALKCGLTKEQLDSTIGIHPVCAEIFTTLSVTKRSGGDILQSGC; encoded by the exons ATG gCTTACCAGGAGGACCATCTTCAAAAGCTGCTAAAAATGAATGGCTCTGAAGACCTCCCTGAGTCCTATGACTTCGATCTTATCATCATTGGAGGAGGCTCAGGAGGCCTGGCAGCTGCTAAG gAGGCAGCCAAATATGGCAAGAAGGTGATGGTCTTGGATTTTGTCACTCCAACCCCTCTTGGAACTAGATGGG GTCTTGGAGGAACCTGTGTCAATGTAGGGTGCATACCTAAAAAACTGATGCACCAAGCCGCTTTGTTAGGACAAGCGCTACAAGACTCTCGCAACTATGGATGGAAAGTTGAGGACACAG TTAAACATGACTGGGAACAGATGACAGAAGCTGTACAGAATCACATCGGCTCTCTGAACTGGGGCTACCGAGTAGCTCTTCGGGAGAAAAAAGTTGTCTATGAGAATGCATATGGGCAGTTTATTGGTCCTCATAGGATTAAG GCAACAAATaataaaggcaaagagaaaatttATTCAGCTGAGCGCTTTCTCATTGCTACTGGTGAAAGGCCACGCTACTTGGGCATCCCTGGTGACAAAGAATACTGTATCAGCAG tgATGATCTTTTCTCCTTGCCTTACTGCCCGGGTAAGACTCTTGTGGTTGGAGCATCCTATGTTGCTTTGGAGTGTGCTGGATTTCTTGCTGGTATTGGTTTAGATGTCACTGTTATGGTACGGTCCATTCTTCTTAGAGGATTTGACCAAGACATGGCCAACAGAATTGGTGAACACATGGAAGAACATGGTATCAAGTTTATAAAACAGTTTGTACCAATTAAG GTTGAACAAATTGAAGCAGGGACACCTGGCCGACTCAGGGTAATAGCTCAGTCCACCAGTAGTGAGGAAACCATCGAAGGAGAGTATAATACG gTGTTGCTGGCAGTAGGAAGAGATGCTTGTACAAGAAATATTGGCTTAGACACTGTGGGTGTgaagataaatgaaaa GACTGGAAAAATACCTGTCACGGATGAGGAACAGACCAGTGTGCCTTACATCTATGCCATTGGTGACATACTGGAGGGAAAGCTGGAGCTCACCCCAGTGGCCATCCAGGCAGGAAGATTGCTGGCTCAGAGACTTTATGCTGGCTCAACTGTCAAG TGTGACTATGAAAATGTTCCAACAACTGTATTTACTCCTTTGGAATATGGCTGTTGTGGTCTTTCTGAAGAGAAAGCTATGGAGAAATTTGGGGAAGAAAATATTGAG GTTTACCATAGTTTCTTTTGGCCTTTGGAGTGGACAGTTCCAtcaagagataacaacaaatgttaTGCAAAAATAATCTGCAACCTTAAAGACAGT GAGCGTGTTGTGGGCTTTCATGTATTGGGTCCAAATGCTGGAGAAGTGACACAGGGCTTCGCAGCTGCACTCAAATGTGGATTGACCAAAGAGCAGCTGGACAGCACTATTGGAATCCACCCCGTCTGTGCAGAG
- the Eid3 gene encoding EP300-interacting inhibitor of differentiation 3, protein MGSCHPTTLTATSTSAGIERVEEVVGCALPKADMSEGKGSLAGGEEKRQEPVLMVTCSECEVKPVEEEEEPVRVDMMGPDAYSDDLSSGDPDIDPELLVGTEDEGKCRSIRKQYRQLIYSVQQNREDIVNTASNSLTEALEEANVLFDAVSRTREAALDAQFLVLASDLGKEKAKQLNSGMSYFNQVAFCDFLFIFVGLNWMEDEYDELSGCDDIIVLSFWDAVQKEATSWILHAEAFHFIFGSFKPEPSARKPRLEHHKKVRKIEGSGAMPTKLRKLDLSPNQEATEKEVERILGLLQTYFRKYPDTPVSYFEFVIDPHSFSRTVENIFYVSFIIRDGFARIRLDQDRLPILEPINISQMDEGNDPGFYGRKQGVISLSLQDWKNIVATFEISEAMIKNSY, encoded by the coding sequence ATGGGCAGTTGCCATCCAACCACTTTAACTGCCACTTCAACTTCCGCCGGCATTGAGCGAGTGGAGGAGGTAGTGGGCTGCGCGCTGCCCAAGGCCGACATGTCTGAAGGAAAGGGCTCCCTGGCCGGAGGCGAAGAGAAGCGGCAGGAGCCAGTTCTGATGGTCACCTGTAGCGAGTGTGAGGTGAAGccggtggaggaggaggaggagccagtGAGGGTGGACATGATGGGACCCGATGCCTACTCGGACGACCTGAGCTCAGGGGACCCCGACATAGACCCGGAGCTCCTGGTGGGCACAGAGGACGAGGGGAAGTGTCGCAGTATCCGCAAGCAGTACCGGCAGCTCATCTACAGCGTCCAGCAGAACCGGGAGGACATCGTGAACACGGCCAGCAACTCGCTGACCGAGGCCCTGGAGGAGGCCAACGTCCTGTTTGACGCAGTGAGCCGGACCAGAGAAGCTGCCCTTGATGCGCAGTTCCTTGTCCTGGCGTCTGATTTGGGCAAGGAGAAGGCAAAGCAGTTGAATTCCGGCATGAGCTATTTCAACCAGGTCGCGTTTTGTGactttctgtttatctttgtgggCCTGAACTGGATGGAAGACGAGTACGATGAACTGAGCGGCTGTGATGACATCATCGTCCTGTCCTTCTGGGACGCAGTGCAAAAGGAAGCTACGTCCTGGATCCTGCATGCCGAagcatttcactttattttcGGCTCATTCAAGCCAGAGCCTTCTGCGCGAAAGCCCCGCCTtgaacatcacaaaaaagtgcgCAAAATCGAAGGCAGCGGGGCTATGCCTACCAAGCTGAGGAAGTTGGACCTAAGTCCCAATCAAGAGGCAACAGAAAAAGAAGTAGAGAGAATCTTGGGATTATTGCAGACCTACTTTCGAAAATACCCGGATACTCCTGTGTCCTATTTTGAGTTTGTGATTGATCCACACTCATTCTCTCGGACTGTGGAGAATATATTCTATGTCTCTTTTATCATCAGGGATGGTTTTGCAAGAATAAGGCTTGACCAAGACAGGCTGCCAATATTAGAGCCAATTAATATTAGCCAAATGGATGAAGGAAATGATCCCGGTTTCTATGGCAGGAAACAGGGGGTTATATCTTTGAGTTTACAGGACTGGAAAAACATTGTGGCAACTTTTGAAATTTCAGAGGCTATGATCAAAAATTCATactaa
- the Txnrd1 gene encoding thioredoxin reductase 1, cytoplasmic isoform X1, with the protein MCVPYCLLELDQTVLFIEGEASATMPVDEYWLCLPASHLRPFVQTVRVTQTCPHCCWFPGSFPSVPEPSCAPGEPPRGSGRAELPIPLSSTSPPSTSQASCSADPSFHLSSPPPDCRQGKNTQYGLAYQEDHLQKLLKMNGSEDLPESYDFDLIIIGGGSGGLAAAKEAAKYGKKVMVLDFVTPTPLGTRWGLGGTCVNVGCIPKKLMHQAALLGQALQDSRNYGWKVEDTVKHDWEQMTEAVQNHIGSLNWGYRVALREKKVVYENAYGQFIGPHRIKATNNKGKEKIYSAERFLIATGERPRYLGIPGDKEYCISSDDLFSLPYCPGKTLVVGASYVALECAGFLAGIGLDVTVMVRSILLRGFDQDMANRIGEHMEEHGIKFIKQFVPIKVEQIEAGTPGRLRVIAQSTSSEETIEGEYNTVLLAVGRDACTRNIGLDTVGVKINEKTGKIPVTDEEQTSVPYIYAIGDILEGKLELTPVAIQAGRLLAQRLYAGSTVKCDYENVPTTVFTPLEYGCCGLSEEKAMEKFGEENIEVYHSFFWPLEWTVPSRDNNKCYAKIICNLKDSERVVGFHVLGPNAGEVTQGFAAALKCGLTKEQLDSTIGIHPVCAEIFTTLSVTKRSGGDILQSGC; encoded by the exons TGCTCTTCATTGAAGGAGAAGCCTCGGCCACAATGCCAGTTGATGAATACTGGCTGTGCTTACCAGCTTCTCACCTTAGACCTTTTGTGCAGACCGTCAGGGTGACACAAACTTGCCCCCACTGTTGCTGGTTTCCAGGTTCATTCCCTTCAGTTCCTGAGCCATCATGTGCACCAGGCGAGCCACCAAGGGGCTCCGGCAGGGCTGAACTCCCCATTCCACTTTCCTCCACGTCACCCCCTTCCACATCCCAAGCATCTTGTTCTGCTGACCCCAGCTTCCACCTTTCCTCCCCTCCACCTGACTGTAGGCAGGGGAAAAATACGCAGTATGGGCTG gCTTACCAGGAGGACCATCTTCAAAAGCTGCTAAAAATGAATGGCTCTGAAGACCTCCCTGAGTCCTATGACTTCGATCTTATCATCATTGGAGGAGGCTCAGGAGGCCTGGCAGCTGCTAAG gAGGCAGCCAAATATGGCAAGAAGGTGATGGTCTTGGATTTTGTCACTCCAACCCCTCTTGGAACTAGATGGG GTCTTGGAGGAACCTGTGTCAATGTAGGGTGCATACCTAAAAAACTGATGCACCAAGCCGCTTTGTTAGGACAAGCGCTACAAGACTCTCGCAACTATGGATGGAAAGTTGAGGACACAG TTAAACATGACTGGGAACAGATGACAGAAGCTGTACAGAATCACATCGGCTCTCTGAACTGGGGCTACCGAGTAGCTCTTCGGGAGAAAAAAGTTGTCTATGAGAATGCATATGGGCAGTTTATTGGTCCTCATAGGATTAAG GCAACAAATaataaaggcaaagagaaaatttATTCAGCTGAGCGCTTTCTCATTGCTACTGGTGAAAGGCCACGCTACTTGGGCATCCCTGGTGACAAAGAATACTGTATCAGCAG tgATGATCTTTTCTCCTTGCCTTACTGCCCGGGTAAGACTCTTGTGGTTGGAGCATCCTATGTTGCTTTGGAGTGTGCTGGATTTCTTGCTGGTATTGGTTTAGATGTCACTGTTATGGTACGGTCCATTCTTCTTAGAGGATTTGACCAAGACATGGCCAACAGAATTGGTGAACACATGGAAGAACATGGTATCAAGTTTATAAAACAGTTTGTACCAATTAAG GTTGAACAAATTGAAGCAGGGACACCTGGCCGACTCAGGGTAATAGCTCAGTCCACCAGTAGTGAGGAAACCATCGAAGGAGAGTATAATACG gTGTTGCTGGCAGTAGGAAGAGATGCTTGTACAAGAAATATTGGCTTAGACACTGTGGGTGTgaagataaatgaaaa GACTGGAAAAATACCTGTCACGGATGAGGAACAGACCAGTGTGCCTTACATCTATGCCATTGGTGACATACTGGAGGGAAAGCTGGAGCTCACCCCAGTGGCCATCCAGGCAGGAAGATTGCTGGCTCAGAGACTTTATGCTGGCTCAACTGTCAAG TGTGACTATGAAAATGTTCCAACAACTGTATTTACTCCTTTGGAATATGGCTGTTGTGGTCTTTCTGAAGAGAAAGCTATGGAGAAATTTGGGGAAGAAAATATTGAG GTTTACCATAGTTTCTTTTGGCCTTTGGAGTGGACAGTTCCAtcaagagataacaacaaatgttaTGCAAAAATAATCTGCAACCTTAAAGACAGT GAGCGTGTTGTGGGCTTTCATGTATTGGGTCCAAATGCTGGAGAAGTGACACAGGGCTTCGCAGCTGCACTCAAATGTGGATTGACCAAAGAGCAGCTGGACAGCACTATTGGAATCCACCCCGTCTGTGCAGAG
- the Txnrd1 gene encoding thioredoxin reductase 1, cytoplasmic isoform X3 translates to MPVDEYWLCLPASHLRPFVQTVRVTQTCPHCCWFPGSFPSVPEPSCAPGEPPRGSGRAELPIPLSSTSPPSTSQASCSADPSFHLSSPPPDCRQGKNTQYGLAYQEDHLQKLLKMNGSEDLPESYDFDLIIIGGGSGGLAAAKEAAKYGKKVMVLDFVTPTPLGTRWGLGGTCVNVGCIPKKLMHQAALLGQALQDSRNYGWKVEDTVKHDWEQMTEAVQNHIGSLNWGYRVALREKKVVYENAYGQFIGPHRIKATNNKGKEKIYSAERFLIATGERPRYLGIPGDKEYCISSDDLFSLPYCPGKTLVVGASYVALECAGFLAGIGLDVTVMVRSILLRGFDQDMANRIGEHMEEHGIKFIKQFVPIKVEQIEAGTPGRLRVIAQSTSSEETIEGEYNTVLLAVGRDACTRNIGLDTVGVKINEKTGKIPVTDEEQTSVPYIYAIGDILEGKLELTPVAIQAGRLLAQRLYAGSTVKCDYENVPTTVFTPLEYGCCGLSEEKAMEKFGEENIEVYHSFFWPLEWTVPSRDNNKCYAKIICNLKDSERVVGFHVLGPNAGEVTQGFAAALKCGLTKEQLDSTIGIHPVCAEIFTTLSVTKRSGGDILQSGC, encoded by the exons ATGCCAGTTGATGAATACTGGCTGTGCTTACCAGCTTCTCACCTTAGACCTTTTGTGCAGACCGTCAGGGTGACACAAACTTGCCCCCACTGTTGCTGGTTTCCAGGTTCATTCCCTTCAGTTCCTGAGCCATCATGTGCACCAGGCGAGCCACCAAGGGGCTCCGGCAGGGCTGAACTCCCCATTCCACTTTCCTCCACGTCACCCCCTTCCACATCCCAAGCATCTTGTTCTGCTGACCCCAGCTTCCACCTTTCCTCCCCTCCACCTGACTGTAGGCAGGGGAAAAATACGCAGTATGGGCTG gCTTACCAGGAGGACCATCTTCAAAAGCTGCTAAAAATGAATGGCTCTGAAGACCTCCCTGAGTCCTATGACTTCGATCTTATCATCATTGGAGGAGGCTCAGGAGGCCTGGCAGCTGCTAAG gAGGCAGCCAAATATGGCAAGAAGGTGATGGTCTTGGATTTTGTCACTCCAACCCCTCTTGGAACTAGATGGG GTCTTGGAGGAACCTGTGTCAATGTAGGGTGCATACCTAAAAAACTGATGCACCAAGCCGCTTTGTTAGGACAAGCGCTACAAGACTCTCGCAACTATGGATGGAAAGTTGAGGACACAG TTAAACATGACTGGGAACAGATGACAGAAGCTGTACAGAATCACATCGGCTCTCTGAACTGGGGCTACCGAGTAGCTCTTCGGGAGAAAAAAGTTGTCTATGAGAATGCATATGGGCAGTTTATTGGTCCTCATAGGATTAAG GCAACAAATaataaaggcaaagagaaaatttATTCAGCTGAGCGCTTTCTCATTGCTACTGGTGAAAGGCCACGCTACTTGGGCATCCCTGGTGACAAAGAATACTGTATCAGCAG tgATGATCTTTTCTCCTTGCCTTACTGCCCGGGTAAGACTCTTGTGGTTGGAGCATCCTATGTTGCTTTGGAGTGTGCTGGATTTCTTGCTGGTATTGGTTTAGATGTCACTGTTATGGTACGGTCCATTCTTCTTAGAGGATTTGACCAAGACATGGCCAACAGAATTGGTGAACACATGGAAGAACATGGTATCAAGTTTATAAAACAGTTTGTACCAATTAAG GTTGAACAAATTGAAGCAGGGACACCTGGCCGACTCAGGGTAATAGCTCAGTCCACCAGTAGTGAGGAAACCATCGAAGGAGAGTATAATACG gTGTTGCTGGCAGTAGGAAGAGATGCTTGTACAAGAAATATTGGCTTAGACACTGTGGGTGTgaagataaatgaaaa GACTGGAAAAATACCTGTCACGGATGAGGAACAGACCAGTGTGCCTTACATCTATGCCATTGGTGACATACTGGAGGGAAAGCTGGAGCTCACCCCAGTGGCCATCCAGGCAGGAAGATTGCTGGCTCAGAGACTTTATGCTGGCTCAACTGTCAAG TGTGACTATGAAAATGTTCCAACAACTGTATTTACTCCTTTGGAATATGGCTGTTGTGGTCTTTCTGAAGAGAAAGCTATGGAGAAATTTGGGGAAGAAAATATTGAG GTTTACCATAGTTTCTTTTGGCCTTTGGAGTGGACAGTTCCAtcaagagataacaacaaatgttaTGCAAAAATAATCTGCAACCTTAAAGACAGT GAGCGTGTTGTGGGCTTTCATGTATTGGGTCCAAATGCTGGAGAAGTGACACAGGGCTTCGCAGCTGCACTCAAATGTGGATTGACCAAAGAGCAGCTGGACAGCACTATTGGAATCCACCCCGTCTGTGCAGAG
- the Txnrd1 gene encoding thioredoxin reductase 1, cytoplasmic isoform X6, which produces MNGSEDLPESYDFDLIIIGGGSGGLAAAKEAAKYGKKVMVLDFVTPTPLGTRWGLGGTCVNVGCIPKKLMHQAALLGQALQDSRNYGWKVEDTVKHDWEQMTEAVQNHIGSLNWGYRVALREKKVVYENAYGQFIGPHRIKATNNKGKEKIYSAERFLIATGERPRYLGIPGDKEYCISSDDLFSLPYCPGKTLVVGASYVALECAGFLAGIGLDVTVMVRSILLRGFDQDMANRIGEHMEEHGIKFIKQFVPIKVEQIEAGTPGRLRVIAQSTSSEETIEGEYNTVLLAVGRDACTRNIGLDTVGVKINEKTGKIPVTDEEQTSVPYIYAIGDILEGKLELTPVAIQAGRLLAQRLYAGSTVKCDYENVPTTVFTPLEYGCCGLSEEKAMEKFGEENIEVYHSFFWPLEWTVPSRDNNKCYAKIICNLKDSERVVGFHVLGPNAGEVTQGFAAALKCGLTKEQLDSTIGIHPVCAEIFTTLSVTKRSGGDILQSGC; this is translated from the exons ATGAATGGCTCTGAAGACCTCCCTGAGTCCTATGACTTCGATCTTATCATCATTGGAGGAGGCTCAGGAGGCCTGGCAGCTGCTAAG gAGGCAGCCAAATATGGCAAGAAGGTGATGGTCTTGGATTTTGTCACTCCAACCCCTCTTGGAACTAGATGGG GTCTTGGAGGAACCTGTGTCAATGTAGGGTGCATACCTAAAAAACTGATGCACCAAGCCGCTTTGTTAGGACAAGCGCTACAAGACTCTCGCAACTATGGATGGAAAGTTGAGGACACAG TTAAACATGACTGGGAACAGATGACAGAAGCTGTACAGAATCACATCGGCTCTCTGAACTGGGGCTACCGAGTAGCTCTTCGGGAGAAAAAAGTTGTCTATGAGAATGCATATGGGCAGTTTATTGGTCCTCATAGGATTAAG GCAACAAATaataaaggcaaagagaaaatttATTCAGCTGAGCGCTTTCTCATTGCTACTGGTGAAAGGCCACGCTACTTGGGCATCCCTGGTGACAAAGAATACTGTATCAGCAG tgATGATCTTTTCTCCTTGCCTTACTGCCCGGGTAAGACTCTTGTGGTTGGAGCATCCTATGTTGCTTTGGAGTGTGCTGGATTTCTTGCTGGTATTGGTTTAGATGTCACTGTTATGGTACGGTCCATTCTTCTTAGAGGATTTGACCAAGACATGGCCAACAGAATTGGTGAACACATGGAAGAACATGGTATCAAGTTTATAAAACAGTTTGTACCAATTAAG GTTGAACAAATTGAAGCAGGGACACCTGGCCGACTCAGGGTAATAGCTCAGTCCACCAGTAGTGAGGAAACCATCGAAGGAGAGTATAATACG gTGTTGCTGGCAGTAGGAAGAGATGCTTGTACAAGAAATATTGGCTTAGACACTGTGGGTGTgaagataaatgaaaa GACTGGAAAAATACCTGTCACGGATGAGGAACAGACCAGTGTGCCTTACATCTATGCCATTGGTGACATACTGGAGGGAAAGCTGGAGCTCACCCCAGTGGCCATCCAGGCAGGAAGATTGCTGGCTCAGAGACTTTATGCTGGCTCAACTGTCAAG TGTGACTATGAAAATGTTCCAACAACTGTATTTACTCCTTTGGAATATGGCTGTTGTGGTCTTTCTGAAGAGAAAGCTATGGAGAAATTTGGGGAAGAAAATATTGAG GTTTACCATAGTTTCTTTTGGCCTTTGGAGTGGACAGTTCCAtcaagagataacaacaaatgttaTGCAAAAATAATCTGCAACCTTAAAGACAGT GAGCGTGTTGTGGGCTTTCATGTATTGGGTCCAAATGCTGGAGAAGTGACACAGGGCTTCGCAGCTGCACTCAAATGTGGATTGACCAAAGAGCAGCTGGACAGCACTATTGGAATCCACCCCGTCTGTGCAGAG